AACAAAAAAAGAAGAAATAATGCAATTCATACACGATTATTTATACGTAGATGAATACGGCGCGGAAAGCATCTACGAATACTTATGGGAACAATACAACTATGCAGAGATACCACATGACAAAAAAATCGTGGTGGAACACTACGACGACGCAAAAAACAAATACATAATATTCCACACATTATACGGAAGAAGAACAAACGACGTGTTAAGCAGAGCCCTAGGATTCGTAGTAAGCAAAATGACGGGTAAAGACGTAGAAATAAACATAACAGATAACGGATTCTACTTATTAGTTCCAAGAAGCAGAAACATACAAGTATCAAGAGCATTCTCAATGCTAAAAGAAGACAACTTACGAGACATAATGAAACACGCACTAGACAAAACAGAAGTACTAGGAAGAAGATTCAGACACTGCGCGGCTCGCTCATTAATGATACTAAGAAACTACAGAGGAAGAAATAAAAGCGTATCAAGACAACAACTAAACTCCCGATTATTAATAAGCGCAGTAAAAAGAATAAGCAACGACTTCATAATATTAAGAGAAGCAAGACGCGAAGTACTAGAAGACTTAATGGACATAAAACACGCAGAACAAATACTAAAAGAAATAGAAAACCAAAAAATAGAAATAAAAGAAATCCACACAGAAATACCAAGCCCATTCGCATTCAACCTAATAAGCATGGGCTACACAGACATCATGAAAATGGAAGACAAACAAACATTCCTAAAAAACATGCACAACCAAGTACTAGCAAAAATCAGCCTAAACAAAAATAAACAAAAATAAAAACTTTGATTTACACAATCTTATTTTTCTTCACGAATTTAAACGAGCCACTCAAAAAAAAAAAAATGAATAATAACTAAAAATCATCAAGAGGACTCTTAATCTTACAAAGCTCACGATTAGAAACCTTAGTATAAATCTCAGTAGTAGAAACATCGCTATGACCTAACAATTTCTGAATAAACCTAATATCTGTACCTTGTTCCAATAAATGTGTAGCAAAACTATGACGAAGCATATGCGGATGAACCTTAACACCTATTTTTTTACCCAACTCATCAAGAACCTTCTGAACAGCCTTCTTCGTGTATTTTCCATTACGACCTTCAAAAACATAATTTGTTTTGAATTCGTAAGTAGAATAATATTTTAACAAATCCATTTTGATAGATTCGGAAAGCAAAGTAATCCTATCCTTAGAACCCTTACCACGAACAACATTAATAATGTCACGATCAAAATCAATATTTTTACGCTTCAAATCAATCAACTCCTGCAACCTTAATCCAGAAGAATAAAGCATTTTCACCAACAACTTATGTTTAATGTTATCCGTAGCGTTAATCAAATCCTTAATTTGCTCCTTAGACAAAACCTTCGGCAAACTCTTAGCTTTCTTTTTTATAGGAACCTCTTCCAAAGAAAAAGGTTTTTTCAAAACTTCGCGAAAAAAGAAACTAATCGAAGCGTAATGCAAACGACTGGAATTAGTAGAAACATCCAAACTAAGCAAATAATACTTAACACCCTCATTGTCAAGATTAAGTGAACTTTTGTTTTTGTTGATGAAATCTAAGAAACGCGAAACACAAAAACTGTACGTCTTAATAGTTTGAGAACTAAATCCTTTCAAGACGCAGACATCCCTAAGATCAGACAAATATTTCTTTTTTGTTTCAAAATAATCCTCGCCAAAAGTATAATTCATTTTAGAACAAAAGAAAAACAAACATCTTAAAAATGACTCTCACCAAAAATCCGGAAAAATAAAACAAAAAAAAACCCCAGAAACCGGAAAAAACGATTAAATCAAAGCTTAATTTAATTAAAACAAAACCTTAAACAACACCCACTAACATCTATTCAGCTCTACAAAGTAGACATAATAGATGTTAGCCAAAATTTTCTTACTGCCTCCTCCGTCGGTAAACCTACGAATCCAAAAAGATAGGTGCCTTCGTTAAATCGAGAAAGAGAAAACGGTTTTTCAATAGCAAAGCTACTAAACCTAACAATGATTTAACGACTACATTTCATTCCGTCCAAATTTTTACTTACTTTAAACGGACGAGAGAGGGGGCTGGTGCTACGCACATATACACTCCCTACAGTCGAAAGTTAATAAACAAGGAGGTGAGGAAAACTCAAATTATTTCTGAATCTTTAAATCTTCTTCCATTCTATCTCCAAAAACATTCGGATCATTCTGATTATAAAATGGCAATCCAATTATCTTAAAATCTTTATTTTCGTAGTAACTATCTAAACCTTCTATTTTGAATTTTTTTCTCATATCTAATAAAAATTCTTCTTTCCAAGCATCTTTTTCTTTAAAGCCCTCTCCTTTTGGTTCAACAAATATCTGATACCCTACTTCTTTTTTTGTATTATTCTCTGTTAAGAATAAAATAAAATCTGGTTCAAAAACCCTACCTTTTTTAAAATCATAAAGCTTAACTTCTCGTTCATTTCTAATCAAAAATATATTTTTGTGTGTTTTAGATAATTGCCTTATTTTAGTATCCATAAACTCTACTAAACTTTTTTCTTCAGGGGTTCCAAAGTTAGATTCAAAAACATACCAATCTTTATCCTTCAAAAATTCTTCTTGTCCTTGCTCTCTTGAACTTCCCTTCTTTATTTCTAA
This DNA window, taken from Candidatus Woesearchaeota archaeon, encodes the following:
- a CDS encoding tyrosine-type recombinase/integrase, with protein sequence MNYTFGEDYFETKKKYLSDLRDVCVLKGFSSQTIKTYSFCVSRFLDFINKNKSSLNLDNEGVKYYLLSLDVSTNSSRLHYASISFFFREVLKKPFSLEEVPIKKKAKSLPKVLSKEQIKDLINATDNIKHKLLVKMLYSSGLRLQELIDLKRKNIDFDRDIINVVRGKGSKDRITLLSESIKMDLLKYYSTYEFKTNYVFEGRNGKYTKKAVQKVLDELGKKIGVKVHPHMLRHSFATHLLEQGTDIRFIQKLLGHSDVSTTEIYTKVSNRELCKIKSPLDDF